The Winogradskyella schleiferi genome has a window encoding:
- a CDS encoding DUF1206 domain-containing protein has protein sequence MSSKKEMISRIGMAAKGIVYLLIGVLTAMAAFGQGGSKSGKDGILKFLAQQSYGKILLIALGLGLIAYTFYRFYQGFGNIKNHDDDAKGYFKRTAYVVSGLIYGYFAFSAIKLAFGSSSGDSGSSSKLLNSEYGDIIAIVIAIILLGKAIYEFYVAYSGKYKEDIEHAGIDPDAQSLLTKAGKMGFTARGIVAGIMAFLFFKTGMGNSGGDINRADAFSLLQNEFGSIVMGLVALGVALYGVFMLIKSKYPDTNVR, from the coding sequence ATGAGCTCAAAAAAAGAAATGATCTCCCGTATAGGGATGGCTGCAAAAGGAATTGTCTATCTGCTTATTGGCGTATTGACGGCTATGGCTGCTTTTGGACAAGGAGGAAGCAAAAGTGGTAAGGACGGCATATTAAAGTTTTTGGCACAACAATCTTACGGTAAAATATTGCTTATTGCTCTCGGTTTAGGCCTAATTGCTTATACATTTTATAGATTCTATCAAGGATTTGGTAATATAAAAAATCACGATGATGATGCTAAAGGCTATTTTAAGCGAACTGCTTATGTGGTGAGTGGATTGATTTACGGTTATTTCGCATTCTCTGCAATAAAATTGGCTTTTGGAAGCTCTTCTGGTGATTCCGGATCTTCTTCCAAATTACTGAATTCAGAGTACGGAGATATAATTGCAATTGTTATTGCCATTATATTATTAGGAAAAGCCATATATGAATTCTATGTTGCTTATTCTGGAAAATACAAAGAAGACATTGAACATGCAGGCATTGACCCAGATGCCCAGAGTTTATTGACCAAAGCAGGAAAAATGGGCTTTACGGCTAGAGGTATTGTAGCTGGTATCATGGCTTTTTTATTTTTCAAGACTGGCATGGGAAATTCTGGTGGCGACATCAACAGAGCTGATGCCTTTAGTTTATTACAAAATGAATTTGGATCTATAGTTATGGGGCTTGTGGCTTTAGGGGTTGCACTCTACGGCGTTTTTATGTTGATAAAGTCCAAATATCCTGACACAAATGTGAGATAA
- a CDS encoding type I phosphomannose isomerase catalytic subunit has product MSKQELYPIKFDPIFKYRLWGGNKLKTDLKKDYEGENIGESWEISDVEGDETKVSNGALKGKTLKELISIYKGDFVGEAVYKDFGTDFPILIKFIDAEAPLSIQVHPSNELAKERHNSFGKNEMWYVIGADKDAELIVGFDSEMDKTKYQNHLSDNTILEVLHHENVTKGDTFYIPTGRVHAIGAGVLLAEIQQTSDVTYRIYDYKRKDKVTGKERELHTELALDAIDFKHYNNYKTDYGKAVNTSNVLVHSPYFKTNFIKVSGTLVKDYAQLDSFVIYMCVNGSLELTYNRQSYNLNIGETILLPAMTDAVELTSDSSEILEIYL; this is encoded by the coding sequence ATGAGTAAACAGGAACTATATCCTATAAAATTCGACCCCATTTTTAAATACAGACTTTGGGGAGGCAATAAATTGAAAACGGATCTCAAAAAAGATTATGAAGGTGAAAACATTGGTGAATCTTGGGAGATTTCTGATGTTGAAGGTGATGAAACCAAAGTATCAAATGGGGCTTTAAAAGGTAAAACACTTAAAGAACTCATATCAATATATAAAGGCGATTTTGTTGGCGAAGCGGTTTATAAAGACTTCGGAACTGATTTCCCGATACTTATAAAGTTTATCGATGCAGAAGCGCCGTTGTCAATACAAGTTCATCCAAGCAATGAATTGGCTAAAGAGCGTCATAATTCGTTTGGAAAGAACGAAATGTGGTACGTTATAGGTGCTGACAAGGATGCTGAACTTATTGTTGGTTTTGATTCTGAAATGGATAAAACCAAGTATCAAAACCATTTAAGCGATAACACCATATTAGAAGTATTGCATCATGAAAACGTAACTAAAGGAGATACGTTTTATATCCCAACAGGTCGTGTACATGCTATTGGAGCTGGAGTGTTGTTGGCCGAAATCCAACAAACATCGGATGTAACGTATCGTATTTATGACTATAAACGAAAAGATAAAGTCACAGGTAAAGAGCGAGAATTGCATACTGAATTAGCCTTAGATGCGATTGATTTTAAACACTATAACAATTATAAAACGGATTACGGCAAAGCGGTTAATACTTCAAATGTTTTGGTGCATTCCCCATACTTTAAGACCAATTTCATTAAAGTGTCTGGAACGTTGGTAAAAGATTATGCACAGCTCGATTCGTTTGTAATTTATATGTGCGTCAATGGTAGTTTAGAACTTACCTATAATAGGCAATCTTATAATTTAAATATTGGAGAAACCATATTACTACCTGCCATGACTGATGCCGTGGAATTGACTTCGGATTCTTCAGAAATTCTTGAGATTTATTTATAA
- a CDS encoding sodium:solute symporter family protein has product MVSLSILDYILIIAFFIITLSIGVYVSKKAGRSSSEFFLSGKTMPWWLLGVSMVATTFSTDTPNLVTDIVRTNGVSGNWVWWAFLITGLLTVFVYAKLWRKSNVNTDIEFYEFRYGGKPATFLRKFRAIYLGVIFNVITMSAVTLAAIKIGGIMLGLEPWQTVVSAGFITVAFSALGGFKGVVYTDFILFFVAMGGAIGAAYYLVNLPEVGGIEAIMLNENVMDKLSILPDFSNKNALITLFIIPLAVQWWSSWYPGAEPGGGGYIAQRMLAAKDENHAIGATFFFNIMHYALRPWPWILVALASLVVFPDLASIQEAFPNITDDKLGHDLAYSAMLTKLPSGLLGLVLASLIAAYMSTISTQLNWGSSYIVYDFYKQQINPKASEKRLVAVGRLSTVVLMVISALFALLLQNALQLFELLLVFGAGTGLIFILRWFWWRINAWSEITAMFASGILSILLKLTPLGDYLFKSEESVFVSYWEYPLVVLTTTVIWLMATYATQPESKEVLQSFYRKIQPGGPGWEKVISEANAEGVSLKTSDEKWSVPSGIAAMLIGCVLIYSCMFATGYWIYGDYNYAIGLTVVAAISGVLLKNVWKNIRTTIL; this is encoded by the coding sequence ATGGTGTCTTTAAGCATTCTCGATTATATCTTAATTATAGCTTTTTTTATAATAACCCTGTCCATAGGTGTTTACGTGTCTAAGAAAGCGGGTAGGAGTTCATCAGAATTCTTTCTTTCTGGAAAAACGATGCCTTGGTGGTTATTAGGGGTTTCAATGGTTGCCACAACTTTTTCTACAGATACACCAAATTTGGTTACAGATATAGTTAGAACTAATGGTGTATCGGGAAACTGGGTATGGTGGGCTTTTTTAATTACAGGATTATTGACCGTTTTTGTTTATGCCAAGCTTTGGAGAAAATCCAATGTCAATACAGATATTGAGTTTTATGAATTCAGATATGGCGGAAAACCAGCTACATTTTTAAGAAAGTTTAGAGCTATTTACTTAGGTGTGATTTTTAATGTAATCACTATGTCTGCAGTAACGCTAGCGGCAATTAAGATTGGTGGTATTATGCTCGGTTTAGAGCCTTGGCAAACTGTTGTAAGTGCAGGATTTATTACAGTTGCATTTAGTGCTCTGGGTGGCTTCAAAGGTGTTGTTTACACAGACTTCATACTATTTTTTGTTGCGATGGGTGGTGCAATTGGCGCAGCATATTATTTAGTTAATTTACCTGAAGTCGGCGGTATTGAAGCTATTATGCTAAATGAGAACGTAATGGATAAATTATCGATATTACCAGATTTTAGTAATAAAAATGCACTAATTACACTTTTTATTATACCCTTGGCGGTCCAATGGTGGAGTTCTTGGTATCCAGGTGCAGAACCTGGTGGTGGTGGTTATATTGCACAACGAATGTTGGCAGCCAAAGATGAAAATCATGCTATAGGAGCCACATTTTTCTTTAATATTATGCACTATGCATTACGACCTTGGCCGTGGATTTTGGTTGCATTGGCTTCATTAGTCGTGTTTCCAGATTTAGCAAGTATACAAGAAGCTTTTCCGAATATAACAGATGATAAGCTGGGCCATGATTTAGCCTATTCTGCCATGCTTACAAAACTGCCAAGCGGATTATTAGGATTGGTATTGGCATCGCTAATTGCAGCGTATATGAGTACAATTTCTACACAGTTAAATTGGGGATCTTCTTATATTGTTTACGATTTTTATAAGCAACAAATAAACCCAAAAGCATCTGAAAAGCGTTTGGTTGCAGTAGGTAGATTATCAACTGTAGTACTCATGGTTATAAGTGCATTGTTTGCACTGTTATTACAAAATGCCCTTCAACTATTTGAATTGTTACTCGTTTTTGGAGCAGGAACTGGACTAATATTTATCTTACGTTGGTTCTGGTGGCGCATCAACGCATGGAGTGAAATCACAGCAATGTTTGCGTCTGGTATTTTATCAATACTATTAAAACTAACACCGCTTGGAGACTATTTGTTTAAATCAGAAGAAAGTGTTTTTGTAAGTTATTGGGAATATCCACTTGTGGTGTTGACAACGACGGTTATTTGGCTTATGGCCACTTATGCGACGCAACCCGAAAGTAAAGAAGTCTTACAAAGTTTTTACAGAAAAATACAACCCGGTGGTCCAGGCTGGGAAAAAGTAATATCAGAAGCTAATGCGGAAGGTGTTTCGTTAAAAACCTCAGACGAAAAATGGAGCGTACCTTCTGGTATAGCAGCTATGCTCATTGGCTGTGTTCTTATTTACAGTTGCATGTTCGCAACAGGTTATTGGATTTACGGTGACTATAATTATGCCATAGGATTAACTGTTGTCGCCGCAATTTCTGGAGTCTTGCTAAAAAATGTTTGGAAAAACATAAGAACAACTATTTTATAA